One Desulfobulbus propionicus DSM 2032 DNA segment encodes these proteins:
- the mrdA gene encoding penicillin-binding protein 2 yields the protein MSVADLLGSNGNNIRKSNRKRAEPLLDAERRKDNGVTKLTQRDESDLNGYRKKALYAVVILIFFFAVIVTRLWFLQVQQGDYYSTLADSNRVRSVEIAAPRGNIYDSKGREIVTNRPSFNVVWMRENNKIDDEWLKNLTRILREDPSVLLEKIRKMSGTPGHLPVRLAEDIDWETVARIENNRMYLPEIKIEVVPLRIYHFGNLASHLIGYMGEISKAELDKADKTRYKGGDLIGKMGLERLREVDLRGEKGHDNKEVNALGFEQQNLKGDEPLPGNDLHLTLDVELQKIAEEEMAAKNRAGAVVAMEANTGRLLVLASAPELHLEEFVGGISQKAWQEMLDNPLHPLINKVVQGQYPPGSTYKPVTAFAGLAEGIVTPDTTVFCPGFYRFGNRVYRCWKKGGHGTVSLRRALGESCDVYFYQVGLKLGVDRLGRYAKLFGLGEKTGVEMEHEKAGIVPTSEWKKKRYGVKWHEGETLSIAIGQGYDLTTPLQIALMTSVIANGGTLYKPTIVEQVRDPDGKLVSSFQPEVLSRLSGQGRNLKLVREGMIEAVNGRRGTGREAQIDAHGIIVGGKTGTAQVVRLAQYKHLKEENIPYEYRDHAWFTCFAPAANPEIVVTVLVEHGLHGGSASAPIAAKILNRYFEDKLKGSAENTADTASGNRVILSQDMIEETDPPPDEAEEEGGQPNQPTN from the coding sequence ATGAGTGTGGCCGATCTGTTAGGCAGCAATGGGAACAATATCCGGAAATCCAACCGGAAGAGAGCGGAGCCCCTGCTCGACGCCGAGCGCCGCAAGGACAACGGCGTGACCAAGCTGACCCAACGCGACGAGAGCGACCTGAACGGCTACAGAAAAAAAGCTCTTTATGCCGTTGTTATTTTGATATTTTTCTTTGCGGTGATCGTCACCCGTCTCTGGTTTCTCCAGGTTCAACAAGGCGACTACTACAGCACCCTGGCCGATTCCAATCGGGTGCGCTCGGTGGAAATCGCCGCGCCGCGCGGCAATATTTACGACAGCAAGGGGCGGGAAATCGTCACCAACCGGCCGTCGTTCAATGTTGTCTGGATGCGGGAAAACAACAAGATCGATGATGAGTGGCTCAAGAATCTGACCCGGATACTCAGGGAAGACCCATCCGTGCTCTTGGAAAAAATCCGCAAGATGTCCGGAACCCCGGGGCATCTGCCGGTGCGGCTCGCCGAGGATATCGACTGGGAAACCGTGGCCAGGATCGAGAACAACCGCATGTATCTGCCCGAGATCAAAATCGAGGTCGTGCCGCTGCGCATCTACCACTTCGGCAACTTGGCCTCGCATCTGATCGGTTACATGGGCGAGATCAGCAAGGCGGAACTGGACAAGGCGGACAAGACTCGCTACAAGGGCGGCGATCTCATTGGCAAGATGGGGTTGGAACGGTTGCGTGAGGTCGACCTACGCGGCGAAAAAGGGCATGACAACAAAGAAGTCAACGCCCTGGGATTTGAACAGCAGAACCTCAAAGGGGACGAGCCGCTGCCGGGCAATGACCTGCATCTGACCCTGGATGTGGAGCTACAAAAAATCGCCGAGGAGGAGATGGCGGCGAAGAATCGTGCCGGCGCGGTGGTGGCCATGGAAGCCAACACCGGCCGCCTGCTGGTGCTGGCCAGCGCGCCCGAACTGCACCTGGAGGAATTCGTCGGCGGCATCTCGCAGAAGGCCTGGCAGGAGATGCTCGACAATCCCCTGCATCCGCTGATCAACAAGGTCGTCCAGGGGCAGTATCCGCCAGGCTCGACCTACAAACCGGTCACCGCCTTTGCCGGACTGGCCGAAGGCATTGTCACCCCCGATACCACTGTTTTCTGCCCCGGTTTTTACCGCTTCGGCAACCGCGTCTATCGCTGCTGGAAAAAAGGTGGCCATGGCACCGTCAGTCTACGCCGGGCACTGGGGGAATCCTGCGACGTCTATTTTTACCAGGTTGGCCTGAAACTGGGTGTCGATCGACTGGGGCGCTACGCCAAGCTGTTCGGCCTGGGCGAAAAAACCGGGGTGGAAATGGAGCATGAAAAAGCAGGTATTGTTCCGACCTCGGAATGGAAAAAGAAACGCTATGGGGTCAAATGGCATGAAGGAGAAACCCTTTCCATCGCCATCGGCCAGGGGTATGACTTGACCACTCCGTTGCAGATCGCCCTGATGACCTCGGTGATCGCCAATGGCGGTACCCTGTACAAACCGACGATTGTCGAACAGGTCAGGGACCCGGACGGCAAGCTGGTCAGCTCCTTTCAGCCAGAGGTGCTTTCACGACTGTCGGGGCAGGGACGGAACCTCAAGCTGGTGCGCGAGGGCATGATCGAGGCGGTCAACGGTCGGCGGGGAACCGGACGGGAGGCGCAGATCGATGCCCATGGGATCATTGTCGGCGGCAAGACCGGTACCGCGCAGGTGGTGCGGCTTGCCCAGTACAAGCATCTGAAAGAAGAAAACATTCCCTATGAATACCGGGATCACGCCTGGTTTACCTGCTTTGCCCCGGCAGCCAACCCGGAAATCGTGGTTACCGTGCTGGTCGAGCACGGCCTGCACGGCGGTTCCGCCTCGGCGCCGATCGCCGCCAAAATTCTCAACAGGTATTTCGAGGATAAATTGAAGGGGTCGGCGGAAAACACGGCGGACACGGCAAGCGGCAATCGGGTTATCCTCTCCCAGGACATGATTGAAGAAACCGACCCGCCTCCCGATGAAGCCGAGGAAGAAGGCGGCCAACCGAATCAACCGACCAACTGA
- the mreC gene encoding rod shape-determining protein MreC encodes MRKKSSRKRSDHFRLFRIVLLAGFLLTSAFIFLVSTLGSQNFGSLHKLILEAAGPLQKFVAIGSASVEKFKSEYIDILQDSLRLREENKRLVQQLQENEQLLNKSREAMATNASLRKLLEFKNTLGEQSSVAATIIGKDPSAMFRSVIIDQGSNSGIMKGDPVVNNDGVVGQVFTITPNYAKVLLAIAPSSAIDVLLQETRVRGILKGNGTLTYRLEYILKTAEVKEGDHVVTAGYGGVFPTGLQVGVVSKIIKKPRGMFHEIEVTPSVDYQKLENLLILHQPNMIEIKQMAQP; translated from the coding sequence ATGAGAAAAAAAAGCTCCAGAAAACGAAGCGATCACTTTCGGCTTTTCCGTATCGTCCTGCTTGCCGGCTTTCTGTTGACCTCGGCGTTTATCTTTCTGGTCTCCACCCTGGGCAGCCAGAATTTTGGCTCGCTGCACAAGCTGATCCTTGAAGCGGCGGGACCGTTGCAGAAGTTTGTCGCCATCGGCAGTGCATCCGTGGAGAAATTTAAAAGCGAATACATCGATATTCTCCAGGACAGCCTGCGCCTGCGCGAGGAAAATAAACGCCTGGTGCAGCAGCTGCAGGAAAACGAACAGCTCCTCAACAAAAGCCGCGAGGCCATGGCCACCAACGCCAGTCTGCGCAAACTGCTGGAGTTCAAAAACACCCTGGGCGAGCAGAGCAGTGTGGCGGCGACGATCATCGGCAAAGATCCCTCCGCCATGTTCCGATCGGTGATCATCGATCAAGGTTCCAACAGCGGGATCATGAAGGGCGACCCGGTGGTCAACAACGACGGTGTCGTCGGCCAGGTGTTCACCATCACCCCCAATTACGCCAAGGTGCTGCTGGCCATCGCCCCGTCCAGCGCCATCGATGTCCTGCTGCAGGAAACCAGGGTGCGCGGTATCCTCAAAGGCAACGGCACCTTGACCTACCGCTTGGAGTACATCCTCAAAACCGCCGAGGTCAAGGAAGGGGATCATGTGGTCACCGCCGGATATGGCGGCGTGTTCCCCACCGGGTTGCAGGTGGGCGTGGTGTCCAAGATCATCAAAAAACCCCGCGGCATGTTTCATGAGATCGAGGTGACCCCCTCGGTCGATTACCAGAAACTCGAAAACCTGCTGATCCTTCATCAGCCGAACATGATCGAGATCAAGCAGATGGCGCAGCCTTGA
- a CDS encoding rod shape-determining protein yields MFSPFNFLFGWMSNDLAIDLGTANTVLYVKGKGIVLREPSVVAVRKDARGSRVLAVGKEAKEMLGRTPGNIVAIRPMKDGVIADFEVTEAMLRYFINKVHNRRTLVHPRIIISVPSGITQVEKRAVRDTAESAGAREVYLIEEPMAAAIGANLPITEPTANMIVDIGGGTTEVAVISLAGIVYAKSVRVAGDKMDDAILQFIKRKHNLAIGERTAEEIKTTIGNVLPEEPYETMDIKGRDLVSGIPKTLTITSKEIQSAIAEQVDVIVDAVRVALEQTPPELSADIVDSGIVLTGGGALLKNLDTRLKLETGMPIIVADDPLSSVVLGSGQALDNLEILREIAID; encoded by the coding sequence ATGTTTTCTCCGTTCAATTTTCTTTTTGGCTGGATGTCCAACGATTTGGCAATCGATCTCGGTACCGCGAATACCGTGCTGTATGTCAAGGGCAAAGGGATCGTTCTGCGTGAACCTTCAGTGGTCGCGGTCCGCAAGGACGCTCGCGGCAGCCGGGTACTGGCGGTGGGCAAGGAGGCCAAGGAGATGCTCGGCCGCACCCCAGGCAATATCGTCGCCATCCGGCCGATGAAGGACGGCGTCATCGCCGATTTCGAAGTGACCGAGGCCATGTTGCGCTACTTCATCAATAAAGTGCACAACCGCCGTACCCTGGTCCACCCCCGGATCATCATCTCCGTGCCGTCGGGCATCACCCAGGTGGAGAAGCGAGCGGTGCGCGATACGGCGGAATCGGCCGGCGCCCGGGAGGTCTACCTCATCGAGGAACCGATGGCAGCGGCCATCGGCGCCAACCTGCCAATCACCGAGCCGACCGCCAACATGATCGTCGATATCGGCGGCGGCACCACCGAAGTGGCGGTGATCTCCCTGGCCGGCATCGTCTACGCCAAATCGGTGCGTGTGGCCGGGGACAAGATGGATGATGCCATCCTGCAGTTCATCAAGCGCAAGCACAATCTGGCCATCGGCGAACGCACCGCCGAGGAGATCAAGACCACCATCGGTAACGTGCTGCCGGAGGAACCGTACGAAACCATGGACATCAAGGGCCGCGACCTGGTGTCCGGCATCCCCAAAACTCTGACCATTACCTCCAAGGAAATTCAATCCGCCATTGCCGAACAAGTTGATGTGATCGTTGACGCCGTGCGCGTGGCCTTGGAACAGACCCCTCCCGAACTGTCCGCCGACATCGTCGACTCGGGCATCGTGCTGACCGGCGGCGGCGCCCTGCTGAAAAATCTCGACACGCGGCTGAAACTCGAAACCGGCATGCCGATCATTGTCGCTGACGACCCACTGTCCTCGGTGGTGCTCGGTTCCGGCCAAGCCTTGGATAACTTGGAAATTCTTCGAGAAATAGCCATCGATTAA